The proteins below are encoded in one region of Knoellia sp. S7-12:
- a CDS encoding response regulator transcription factor: MRIVIADDHDLYLSGMRAVLGVEPDIDIVADVASSWEAVTSCVDLDPDVVILGHRLPRNNGIEACRAIKARAPRTMVLILTESEDEADLIAAITAGASGYLLKEFPAQQIIDSMRLAHRGQTLIPVRLTTRLIDDLSRLGLEPPVESTATRLSDHERRILGLVAQGKANREIAAQLYISQNTVKNHVHTIRIKLNLGSRIELVRHVLEQGTGELSRRAH; the protein is encoded by the coding sequence GTGCGCATCGTCATTGCGGACGATCACGATCTCTATCTCAGCGGAATGCGGGCCGTGTTGGGCGTCGAACCCGACATCGACATCGTTGCCGACGTCGCATCCAGTTGGGAGGCCGTCACGAGCTGTGTGGACCTCGACCCGGATGTGGTCATCCTTGGCCATCGACTACCGAGGAACAACGGGATCGAGGCGTGCAGGGCCATCAAGGCGAGGGCGCCGCGGACGATGGTCCTGATCCTCACGGAGTCCGAGGACGAAGCCGACCTGATCGCCGCGATCACGGCGGGCGCGAGTGGCTATCTCCTCAAGGAGTTTCCAGCCCAGCAGATCATCGACTCGATGCGGCTGGCGCACCGGGGGCAGACCCTGATTCCTGTGCGTCTGACCACTCGGCTCATCGACGACCTGTCGCGTCTGGGCCTTGAGCCGCCCGTGGAGTCAACTGCCACTCGCCTCAGTGACCACGAGCGCAGGATCCTCGGCCTGGTTGCGCAGGGCAAGGCCAACAGGGAGATCGCGGCCCAGCTCTACATCAGTCAGAACACCGTGAAGAACCACGTCCACACCATTCGGATCAAGCTCAACCTAGGCTCGCGGATCGAACTGGTGAGGCATGTTCTGGAGCAGGGCACGGGCGAACTCTCACGCAGGGCCCATTGA
- a CDS encoding LacI family DNA-binding transcriptional regulator, translating into MADVAEEAHVSVKTVSRVVNREPGVRSDTELRVRGVIDRIGFMRHDGARILRQGRTQTIALVVEDLANPFYSQIGAAVEREARIRQHQLITASAEGSPTRERVVLEGLINRRVDGLIVVPAGERPASDPTVSASGTPIVYVDRPVRGEPCDTVISDNAGGVRSAVEHLVAHGHRRIALLGDDAEFWTARQRREAFVAIHDALGLPGDTRIAMGPHTPDSLAERLGSWARERTPVTAVITGNNRVTLAALHAMRQAGVQMGLVGYDDFELADLIEPSVTVIHQDPASIGQKAVLQLFARLLGDESPSQTVIMPTRLIVRESGRLPSSLTPRKARP; encoded by the coding sequence ATGGCGGACGTGGCGGAGGAGGCCCATGTCTCCGTCAAGACCGTGTCGAGGGTGGTCAATCGCGAGCCGGGGGTGCGCAGCGACACCGAGTTGCGCGTGCGCGGCGTCATCGACCGCATCGGGTTCATGCGGCACGACGGTGCGCGCATCCTGCGGCAGGGGCGCACCCAGACCATTGCGCTCGTCGTCGAGGACCTTGCGAACCCCTTCTACTCGCAGATCGGAGCGGCAGTTGAGCGTGAGGCCAGAATTCGTCAGCACCAGCTCATCACCGCGTCCGCCGAGGGCTCGCCGACACGTGAGCGCGTCGTCCTCGAGGGCCTCATCAACCGTCGGGTCGATGGTCTCATCGTCGTCCCGGCCGGGGAGCGACCGGCATCCGACCCGACCGTCTCCGCCAGTGGCACCCCGATCGTCTATGTCGACCGACCCGTGCGTGGTGAACCGTGCGACACAGTCATCAGTGACAACGCGGGCGGGGTGCGCAGCGCCGTCGAGCACCTCGTGGCCCACGGCCACCGTCGGATCGCCCTGCTCGGCGACGACGCCGAGTTCTGGACCGCAAGGCAACGACGCGAAGCCTTCGTCGCGATCCACGACGCCCTAGGGCTGCCCGGCGACACCAGGATCGCCATGGGCCCGCACACGCCCGATTCCCTCGCTGAGCGGCTGGGCAGCTGGGCGCGCGAGCGCACCCCGGTGACGGCCGTGATCACCGGCAACAACCGGGTCACCTTGGCTGCCCTGCACGCCATGCGGCAGGCCGGCGTCCAGATGGGGCTCGTCGGCTACGACGACTTCGAGCTCGCCGACCTCATCGAGCCGTCCGTCACCGTGATCCACCAGGACCCGGCATCGATCGGCCAGAAGGCCGTCCTCCAGCTCTTCGCCCGACTCCTCGGCGACGAGTCACCCTCCCAGACGGTGATCATGCCCACGCGGCTCATCGTGCGCGAGTCCGGCCGTCTCCCTTCATCTCTCACTCCCCGGAAGGCCCGTCCATGA
- a CDS encoding GH92 family glycosyl hydrolase, with the protein MTEGGAWSTSFEAGQPQPLVSTVEVDSTGPRQQNVTGGAAADGSLLGSVTGVTASAENAPGEVAANPSDANPDTKWLAFASTGWVRYQLAAPKRALTWSMTSGDDAPERDPRNVTLQGSTDGASWTDVDQRTGVTFAGRKTKQTFTVTTPGDYGFYRLNVTANQSGGIIQLADWNLFGAIDPVEPALTPMASTVGSGPRSGFNIKSQVGWTGVKAMRYGGRHTAAGRGFAWNRLFDVDVPVGQRSQLTYKIIPDMITGDLSYPSTYTAVDLRFTDGTYLSALGTTDSNDTSASPNGQGVGKILYAAQWNSVVIDLGDKAQGKTIDAVLLGYDNTANPTKETTFGGWVDDLKIDPAPVALDRSSPTDAVDVRRGTNSSGSFSRGNNLPISAVPNGFTFFTPVSDANSQSWQYYYQAGNNAQNRPMLQGLGISHEPSPWMGDRNQMSVMPSIAQGVPTGSASGRALAYDHADEVARPDHYRVNLDGGIVAETAPADHGGVWRFTFPESAPTGSLVLDTVDNNGTFTVDPAAGTMSGWVDNGSGLSVGRSRMFVYGVFDRAATATGVAPSGHTGTRYAKFDTTTDRSVELRISTSFISLDQAKRNHGLELAGRTFNDVQGDAKAKWDERLNVVEVEGASDSETRTLYSNLYRLNLYPNSQFENTGTASAPRFQYASPVSPKSGNATATTTNAPIKDGKIYVNNGFWDTYRTVWPAYSLLYPEVAAEIADGFVQQYRDGGWVARWSSPGYADLMTGTSSDVSFADAFVKGVELPDKVGTYDAALKNATVLPPSSGVGRKGLATSPFLGFTPESTHESVSWGLEGLINDFGIGNQAAKLATDPSVPAARQARLKEESEYFLKRSTAYTNHFDPENGFLRVRSANGEFAPNFDPEVWGGGYTETNGWNFAFHAPHDGNGLANLLGGREALADKLDEFYSTPETGTKPGSYGGIIHEIIEARDVRMGMFGMSNQVSHHIPYMYNWTGKQHRTAETVREILRRLYVGGDIGQGYAGDEDNGEQSAWNTLSSLGIYPLQVGSAQWAVGSPKFTKATVHRTKGDLVVNAPNNSERNIYVQKLTVNGEGHQGVSIPHDKLAGPTTIGFAMGATPSDYGTKANAAPPSLTKGGAMPAPLRDATGPNAGTVTAPAATTPGALFDNSSTTATTFNTATPTVAYTLSGIGQRATFYSLTNGAAAGEPSTWRVEGSKNGRTWETIDSRTGQAFAWRTQTRPFKIAEPGTYTSYRLVVTASTGTPTLSEIEFLTDGSKAENAGVKVSASTSLEGIEGQKIGGTVATFSGGKGTSAADYSATISWGDGSTSAGTITAGDLGSYSVKGEHTYDEPGYYETVVTVKDSKGTVTGIGGVTVHQAVVPSYASGFNLVCIGEPGEESTCDGGQAGISRPALVEAGASPGKLLTVPGTDLRFSMPAIPAGENDNATGAGQTLPVTLAPGATRLSLIGTATQRNQDTVGTVTFTDGTTTAYPIQFGDWCGSAQFGNVIAVEMTSRLNGTSTDGCHLKLFATAPLTIPAGKTVASVTLPTQAGDPRSAGRIHVFSVADNGTPLTVTPASGATAKAGVASTVTLGTASGGVPAESGYSARVAWGDGSPTTDATVTVAANGTATLSGSHTWATPGSYTVRVLVGDSRNDTVAAVTVNVT; encoded by the coding sequence ATGACGGAAGGGGGCGCATGGTCGACGTCGTTCGAGGCAGGCCAGCCGCAACCCCTCGTCTCAACCGTCGAGGTCGACTCCACCGGGCCACGACAGCAGAACGTCACCGGGGGTGCCGCCGCCGACGGGAGCCTGCTCGGATCCGTCACCGGCGTGACGGCGAGCGCAGAGAACGCACCCGGTGAGGTCGCCGCCAACCCGAGCGACGCCAACCCCGACACGAAGTGGCTCGCGTTCGCCTCGACCGGCTGGGTCCGCTACCAGCTCGCCGCGCCGAAGCGTGCGCTCACGTGGTCGATGACCTCGGGTGACGACGCCCCCGAACGCGACCCCAGGAACGTCACCCTCCAGGGCTCGACCGACGGCGCGAGCTGGACCGACGTCGACCAGCGCACCGGAGTCACGTTTGCGGGTCGCAAGACCAAGCAGACCTTCACGGTGACCACGCCCGGCGACTACGGCTTCTACCGCCTCAACGTCACGGCCAACCAGAGCGGCGGCATCATCCAGCTCGCCGACTGGAACCTCTTTGGCGCCATCGACCCGGTCGAACCCGCGTTGACCCCGATGGCCTCGACCGTGGGCTCCGGTCCGCGCTCCGGCTTCAACATCAAGTCCCAGGTCGGCTGGACCGGCGTCAAGGCGATGCGCTACGGCGGCCGGCACACGGCAGCGGGACGCGGCTTCGCGTGGAACCGGCTCTTCGACGTGGATGTGCCTGTGGGACAGCGGTCCCAGCTCACCTACAAGATCATCCCGGACATGATCACGGGTGACCTGAGCTATCCATCGACCTACACGGCTGTCGACCTGCGCTTCACCGATGGGACCTACCTGTCGGCCCTCGGCACGACCGACAGCAATGACACGAGCGCTTCGCCCAACGGGCAGGGTGTCGGCAAGATCCTGTATGCGGCGCAGTGGAACTCGGTCGTCATCGACCTCGGCGACAAGGCACAGGGCAAGACGATCGACGCCGTCCTCCTCGGCTACGACAACACCGCGAACCCCACGAAGGAAACGACCTTCGGCGGCTGGGTGGACGACCTCAAGATCGACCCCGCACCAGTCGCGCTCGACCGCTCCAGCCCGACGGATGCTGTGGACGTGCGTCGCGGGACCAACTCCAGTGGGTCCTTCTCGCGCGGCAACAACCTGCCGATCAGCGCTGTTCCCAACGGTTTCACGTTCTTCACGCCCGTCTCGGACGCCAACTCGCAGTCTTGGCAGTACTACTACCAGGCCGGCAACAACGCCCAGAACCGTCCGATGCTCCAGGGGCTGGGGATCTCGCACGAACCCTCCCCATGGATGGGTGACCGCAACCAGATGTCGGTCATGCCCTCGATCGCCCAGGGCGTGCCGACAGGCAGTGCCTCCGGTCGGGCCCTCGCCTACGACCACGCCGATGAGGTCGCTCGCCCGGACCACTACCGCGTGAACCTCGACGGCGGCATCGTCGCCGAGACCGCGCCCGCCGATCACGGCGGGGTGTGGCGCTTCACCTTCCCCGAGAGCGCGCCAACCGGCAGCCTCGTGCTCGACACGGTCGACAACAACGGCACCTTCACCGTGGACCCGGCAGCGGGCACGATGAGCGGCTGGGTCGACAACGGCAGCGGTCTCTCCGTGGGACGCAGTCGGATGTTCGTCTACGGCGTGTTCGACCGCGCAGCCACGGCGACCGGTGTTGCCCCGTCCGGGCACACCGGCACCCGCTACGCGAAGTTCGACACGACGACCGACCGCAGCGTCGAGCTGCGGATCTCCACGTCCTTCATCTCGCTCGACCAGGCCAAGCGCAACCACGGCCTCGAGCTCGCTGGGCGCACCTTCAACGACGTCCAGGGCGACGCCAAGGCCAAGTGGGACGAGCGGCTCAACGTCGTCGAGGTCGAGGGGGCGAGCGACTCCGAGACGCGCACGCTCTATTCGAACCTCTACCGACTCAACCTCTATCCGAACAGCCAGTTCGAGAACACCGGCACGGCATCGGCACCACGCTTCCAGTACGCCAGCCCGGTCTCGCCCAAGTCCGGCAACGCGACTGCGACGACGACGAATGCGCCGATCAAGGACGGCAAGATCTACGTCAACAACGGCTTCTGGGACACCTATCGGACTGTGTGGCCGGCCTACTCGCTGCTCTATCCGGAGGTGGCAGCGGAGATCGCTGACGGCTTCGTCCAGCAGTACCGCGACGGCGGCTGGGTCGCCCGTTGGTCCTCGCCGGGCTACGCCGACCTCATGACCGGCACCAGCTCGGACGTCTCGTTCGCTGACGCCTTCGTCAAGGGCGTGGAGTTGCCCGACAAGGTCGGCACCTATGACGCCGCCCTGAAGAACGCGACCGTGCTCCCGCCCTCGTCCGGGGTCGGCCGCAAGGGACTGGCGACGTCTCCGTTCCTCGGCTTCACCCCTGAGAGCACGCACGAGAGCGTCTCGTGGGGACTCGAGGGACTCATCAACGACTTCGGCATCGGCAACCAGGCCGCGAAGCTCGCCACCGACCCCAGCGTCCCTGCCGCACGGCAGGCCAGGCTCAAGGAGGAGTCCGAGTACTTCCTCAAGCGCTCCACGGCATACACGAACCACTTCGACCCCGAGAACGGGTTCCTGCGGGTGCGTTCGGCCAACGGTGAGTTCGCGCCGAACTTCGACCCCGAGGTCTGGGGCGGCGGCTACACCGAGACCAACGGCTGGAACTTCGCGTTCCACGCGCCGCACGACGGCAACGGACTCGCCAACCTCCTCGGAGGGCGTGAGGCGCTGGCCGACAAGCTCGACGAGTTCTACTCGACTCCCGAGACCGGCACCAAGCCCGGGAGCTACGGCGGAATCATCCACGAGATCATCGAGGCCCGCGACGTCCGGATGGGCATGTTCGGGATGAGCAACCAGGTCTCGCACCACATCCCCTACATGTACAACTGGACCGGCAAGCAACACCGGACCGCCGAGACGGTGCGAGAGATCCTGCGCCGGCTCTATGTCGGTGGCGACATCGGCCAGGGCTACGCGGGCGACGAGGACAACGGCGAGCAGTCGGCCTGGAACACCCTCTCCTCGCTCGGCATCTACCCGTTGCAGGTCGGTTCGGCGCAGTGGGCCGTGGGCTCGCCGAAGTTCACCAAGGCGACCGTGCACCGCACCAAGGGAGACCTCGTCGTCAACGCCCCGAACAACTCGGAGCGCAACATCTACGTGCAGAAGCTCACCGTCAACGGTGAGGGGCACCAGGGTGTATCGATCCCGCACGACAAGCTCGCGGGTCCGACGACGATCGGCTTCGCCATGGGCGCGACACCGTCCGACTACGGCACCAAGGCCAACGCCGCTCCGCCGTCGCTGACCAAGGGAGGCGCCATGCCGGCTCCCCTGCGGGACGCGACCGGGCCCAACGCAGGGACGGTCACCGCACCCGCGGCGACCACGCCCGGCGCCCTGTTCGACAACAGCTCCACGACGGCGACGACGTTCAACACGGCGACCCCGACAGTGGCCTACACCCTCTCGGGGATCGGCCAGCGAGCGACGTTCTATTCACTGACCAACGGTGCAGCTGCGGGAGAACCCTCCACGTGGCGAGTCGAGGGCAGCAAGAACGGTCGGACCTGGGAGACGATCGACAGCCGCACCGGTCAGGCGTTCGCCTGGCGCACCCAGACGCGGCCGTTCAAGATCGCCGAACCAGGCACCTACACGTCCTACCGCCTCGTCGTCACGGCGAGCACCGGGACGCCGACCCTGTCCGAGATCGAGTTCCTCACCGACGGCTCCAAGGCCGAGAACGCCGGTGTCAAGGTGAGTGCGTCGACCAGCCTCGAAGGCATCGAGGGCCAGAAGATCGGCGGCACAGTCGCCACCTTCTCCGGCGGCAAGGGCACGTCGGCGGCCGACTACTCGGCCACCATCTCGTGGGGTGACGGCAGCACCTCCGCCGGGACCATCACGGCCGGCGACCTCGGGTCCTACTCGGTCAAGGGTGAGCACACCTACGACGAGCCGGGCTACTACGAGACCGTCGTCACCGTGAAGGACAGCAAGGGCACGGTCACCGGCATCGGTGGTGTGACGGTGCACCAAGCCGTCGTGCCGTCGTACGCCTCGGGCTTCAATCTGGTCTGCATCGGCGAGCCGGGCGAGGAAAGCACCTGTGACGGCGGCCAGGCAGGCATCTCACGTCCCGCCCTCGTCGAAGCGGGTGCCTCACCGGGCAAGCTCCTCACCGTCCCGGGAACCGACCTGCGGTTCTCGATGCCGGCGATTCCCGCCGGTGAGAACGACAACGCCACCGGGGCCGGGCAGACGCTCCCCGTCACCCTCGCCCCCGGCGCAACCAGGCTGAGCCTCATCGGCACGGCGACCCAGAGGAACCAGGACACCGTCGGCACGGTGACGTTCACGGACGGCACCACCACGGCATACCCGATCCAGTTCGGAGACTGGTGTGGTTCGGCCCAGTTCGGCAACGTGATCGCCGTCGAGATGACGTCGAGGCTCAACGGCACGAGCACGGACGGCTGCCACCTCAAGCTGTTCGCGACCGCGCCGCTGACCATCCCCGCGGGCAAGACCGTGGCGTCGGTGACCCTGCCGACCCAGGCGGGCGACCCCCGCTCCGCCGGTCGGATCCACGTCTTCTCCGTGGCGGACAACGGCACTCCCCTGACGGTGACGCCTGCCTCGGGCGCGACCGCCAAGGCCGGCGTTGCCTCAACCGTGACCCTCGGAACGGCCAGCGGAGGCGTGCCTGCCGAGAGCGGCTACTCCGCCCGGGTCGCCTGGGGTGACGGCAGCCCGACCACGGACGCCACGGTCACCGTGGCCGCCAACGGCACTGCCACCCTCAGTGGCTCGCACACCTGGGCAACGCCCGGGTCCTACACCGTGCGCGTCCTCGTGGGTGACAGTCGCAACGACACCGTGGCCGCAGTGACGGTGAACGTGACCTGA